In a single window of the Antedon mediterranea chromosome 1, ecAntMedi1.1, whole genome shotgun sequence genome:
- the LOC140055434 gene encoding uncharacterized protein produces MKITVIANHFVCLFDRILINSYAFKDTSMENRNLIRLYFHFGLNYEEIIERMFMEHDVLLSVRTLKRRLKEMSLFRRKYHSDILDVAMFIEDQINASGQLHGYRWMHMRCKQNGLNVDKETVRIILGVLDPDGVALRRRKRLQRRRYLVPGSNFMWHIDSYDKLKPYGICINGCIDGFSRRVIWLEANSTSSDPKVIAGYYIQAVRNYMGCPKFIRTDFGTENSVVGSMQQFLSKENSSFIRGTSQHNQRIESWWSILRKHCAQFWMNVFKQLKNDGRFDGGHIDKSLIQFCFMKLIQKELDIIVNEWNAHRIAKSRNCHGPFGRPEMMYTMPHLYGGEEFIVGVEADEIDVCGTECTFKCRIPCDKDVFDLSSILIEERQLTIPTSCDEGLQLYNSLRNILLEIV; encoded by the exons ATGAAAATAACCGTAATCGCTaaccattttgtttgtttatttgataGAATCTTGATTAATTCGTATGCGTTCAAGGACACAAGTATGGAAAATAGAAATCTTATTCGATTATATTTCCATTTTGGTTTAAATTATGAAGAGATAATTGAACGCATGTTTATGGAACATGACGTCCTGTTGAGTGTGCGAACTCTAAAGCGAAGACTTAAGGAAATGAGTCTTTTTCGGAGAAAATATCATTCGGATATACTAGATGTTGCGATGTTTATTGAGGATCAAATAAATGCATCAGGTCAATTACACGGGTACAGATGGATGCACATGCGATGTAAACAAAATGGCTTAAACGTTGACAAGGAGACGGTCCGTATCATTTTGGGTGTTTTAGATCCGGATGGAGTTGCTCTAAGGAGAAGAAAACGACTACAGAGGCGACGTTATTTGGTACCAGGCTCGAACTTCATGTGGCATATAGACTCGTATGATAAACTGAAACCTTATGGTATATGCATCAATGGATGTATTGATGGTTTTTCTAGACGTGTAATATGGTTAGAGGCTAACTCAACTAGTAGTGATCCTAAGGTAATAGCCGGATATTATATACAAGCTGTTAGAAATTATATGGGTTGTCCCAAATTTATACGAACCGACTTTGGAACAGAAAATTCAGTTGTCGGTTCGATGCAACAGTTTCTATCGAAAGAAAATAGCAGTTTCATCCGTGGTACAAGTCAACATAATCAAAGAATAGAGAGTTGGTGGAGTATTCTTCGAAAACACTGTGCACAGTTCTGGATGAatgtatttaaacaattaaaaaatgatgGAAGGTTTGATGGTGGCCACATCGACAAGTCGTTGATACAGTTTTGCTTCATGAAACTTATTCAG AAAGAACTTGACATAATTGTAAACGAATGGAATGCCCACCGTATTGCAAAATCAAGAAACTGTCACGGGCCTTTTGGAAGGCCCGAAATGATGTATACCATGCCTCATCTTTATGGAGGAGAAGAATTCATTGTAGGTGTTGAAGCTGATGAAATTGATGTATGTGGTACTGAATGTACTTTTAAATGTCGAATTCCTTGTGATAAAGATGTCTTTGACCTGTCTTCAATTCTGATAGAAGAAAGGCAATTAACAATACCAACAAGTTGTGACGAAGGATTGCAACTGTACAACAGTTTAAGAAACATACTTTTAGAAATTGTTTGA